One Spiribacter halobius DNA segment encodes these proteins:
- a CDS encoding YihY/virulence factor BrkB family protein, whose translation MRLETLDDWFRSHVLEVDSRQQPRWRRGLLFCLRLAYAVSRDVARGHLTLRAMSLVYTTLLSMVPLLAVSFSVLKAFGVHNQIEPALAGFLAPLGSRGEEITTRVIDFVENIQVGVLGALGLLLLLYTVIALLQKVERAFNETWRVQRPRGFAQRFSDYLSVLLVGPVLIFAALGITASVLGSDFVRSLGTVAPLGALINLATRLVPYVLVIAAFTFVYLFVPNTRVRPLSALVGALVAGVLWQSSGLVFASVIAGSANYTAIYSAFATLIVFMIWLYLSWLILLIGSSIAYYHQHPRRLLLLGDAPELSPRLRERAALGVMSCVAQAHYARETPPDDEALAARLHMPADALQPVVDALREAGLLRALEQEGEPSGYLPGTPPEETPAVEVLAAVRRHGERAGLDLASLALPPALDSLLGRRETAAAEPLAGLTVRDLTERGPGAPVREVTEARSRASQGA comes from the coding sequence ATGCGACTGGAAACGCTGGACGACTGGTTCCGCAGCCATGTGCTGGAGGTGGATTCGCGCCAGCAGCCGCGCTGGCGGCGTGGCCTGCTCTTCTGCCTGCGTCTCGCCTACGCCGTGAGCCGCGACGTTGCCCGCGGCCACCTGACCCTGCGCGCCATGAGCCTGGTCTACACCACGCTGCTGTCGATGGTGCCGCTGCTGGCGGTGAGCTTCTCCGTCCTCAAGGCCTTCGGCGTTCACAATCAGATCGAGCCGGCCCTGGCCGGCTTCCTCGCCCCGCTCGGCAGCCGCGGCGAGGAGATCACCACCCGGGTGATCGACTTCGTCGAGAACATCCAGGTCGGGGTACTCGGCGCCCTCGGCCTGCTGCTCCTGCTCTACACCGTGATCGCCCTGCTGCAGAAGGTGGAGCGGGCCTTCAACGAGACCTGGCGCGTGCAGCGCCCGCGCGGCTTCGCGCAGCGCTTCAGCGACTATCTGAGCGTCCTGCTGGTGGGCCCGGTGCTGATCTTCGCCGCCCTCGGCATCACCGCCTCGGTGCTCGGCTCCGATTTCGTGCGCAGCCTCGGCACCGTTGCCCCCCTGGGCGCGCTCATCAACCTCGCCACGCGACTCGTGCCCTACGTGCTGGTGATCGCGGCCTTCACCTTCGTCTACCTGTTCGTGCCGAACACGCGGGTGCGCCCTCTCTCGGCGCTGGTCGGGGCGCTGGTGGCCGGCGTGCTCTGGCAGAGCAGCGGCCTGGTGTTCGCCTCGGTGATCGCGGGCTCGGCCAACTACACGGCGATCTACTCCGCCTTCGCCACCCTCATCGTGTTCATGATCTGGCTCTACCTGAGCTGGCTGATCCTGCTCATCGGCTCCAGCATCGCCTACTACCATCAGCATCCCCGCCGGCTGCTGCTCCTTGGCGACGCCCCGGAGCTGAGCCCACGCCTGCGCGAGCGCGCCGCCCTCGGCGTGATGAGCTGCGTTGCCCAGGCCCACTACGCACGCGAGACCCCACCCGACGACGAGGCCCTGGCCGCACGCCTGCACATGCCCGCCGATGCGCTGCAGCCGGTGGTGGACGCCCTGCGTGAGGCTGGGCTGCTCCGCGCGCTGGAGCAGGAGGGCGAGCCCTCGGGCTATCTGCCGGGGACCCCGCCCGAGGAGACGCCCGCCGTGGAGGTTCTAGCCGCCGTCCGTCGTCACGGCGAACGCGCCGGGCTGGATCTTGCGAGCCTCGCCCTGCCCCCGGCGCTGGACAGTCTCCTGGGCCGCCGGGAGACCGCCGCCGCCGAGCCGCTGGCGGGGCTCACGGTGCGGGACCTCACGGAACGCGGTCCGGGCGCACCGGTGAGGGAAGTCACTGAGGCGCGCTCGCGGGCAAGCCAGGGGGCGTGA
- the gloA gene encoding lactoylglutathione lyase produces the protein MQYLHTMVRISDIDASLHFYCELLGMREMSRRDSEQGRFTLIFLAADEDVERARAEKSPMLELTYNWDPETYSGGRNFGHLAFRVDDIYALCQRLQDGGVTINRPPRDGHMAFVRSPDGISVELLQKGEALAPQEPWASMPNTGTW, from the coding sequence ATGCAATACCTGCACACCATGGTCCGCATCAGCGACATCGATGCCTCGCTGCACTTCTACTGCGAGCTGCTCGGCATGCGCGAAATGAGCCGCCGCGACAGCGAGCAGGGCCGCTTCACGCTGATCTTCCTCGCCGCCGACGAGGACGTGGAGCGTGCCCGGGCCGAGAAGTCGCCAATGCTCGAGCTCACCTACAACTGGGACCCGGAGACCTACAGCGGCGGCCGCAACTTCGGCCATCTCGCCTTTCGCGTGGATGACATCTACGCCCTCTGCCAGCGTCTGCAGGACGGCGGCGTAACCATCAACCGCCCACCGCGGGATGGGCATATGGCCTTCGTCCGCTCGCCGGACGGGATCTCCGTGGAGCTGCTGCAGAAGGGCGAGGCGCTCGCGCCGCAGGAGCCCTGGGCTTCCATGCCCAACACCGGGACCTGGTAG
- a CDS encoding TspO/MBR family protein, translated as MAGDLLQETGGRRRALLGFAGWLALVTLAAMGGVLTPSDAWYAGLEKPPFTPPDLLFPVAWTLLYALMTVSAWLVWRRTGLVAGLPALLPFIAQLGANGLWSILFFHWHRVDLALVDLAALWVLVALTMFRFHRVSATACWLLAPYLVWVSFAVYLNATILLLNGPAPPG; from the coding sequence GTGGCCGGAGACCTGCTGCAGGAGACCGGCGGACGCCGGCGGGCGCTGCTGGGGTTCGCCGGCTGGCTGGCGCTGGTGACGCTGGCCGCCATGGGCGGTGTGCTCACCCCCTCCGACGCCTGGTACGCCGGCTTGGAGAAGCCGCCGTTCACGCCGCCGGATCTCCTGTTCCCGGTGGCGTGGACACTCCTCTATGCGCTGATGACCGTCTCGGCGTGGCTGGTCTGGCGCCGCACCGGCCTGGTGGCCGGCCTGCCCGCATTGCTGCCCTTCATCGCTCAGCTCGGCGCCAACGGCCTTTGGTCCATCCTGTTCTTCCACTGGCACCGCGTGGATCTGGCGCTGGTGGATCTGGCCGCCCTATGGGTGCTGGTGGCGCTGACCATGTTCCGTTTCCACCGCGTGAGCGCGACCGCCTGCTGGCTGCTCGCGCCCTACCTGGTCTGGGTCAGCTTCGCGGTCTACCTGAACGCCACCATCCTGTTGCTCAACGGTCCCGCGCCGCCGGGCTAG
- a CDS encoding histidine phosphatase family protein, whose product MRIARRAGRLRRTLLALLLAAMPAVAATSVPWQAIAEGGHAIVFRHAIAPGTGDPPDFTLGDCSTQRNLSAAGREQARAMGERLRANGLDDLPVYTSRWCRCRDTARLLGLGEPQALPSLDSFFRNRERGPEQTRRTRAFLAERHDWTSAVLVTHQVNVTALTGVYPASGEGVVVRIGAGGDLEVVARVPPP is encoded by the coding sequence ATGCGCATCGCTCGGAGGGCAGGCCGACTGCGGCGGACGCTGCTTGCCCTGCTGCTCGCCGCCATGCCGGCGGTCGCAGCGACGAGTGTGCCCTGGCAGGCCATCGCCGAAGGCGGGCATGCGATCGTATTCCGCCACGCGATCGCCCCCGGCACCGGGGACCCGCCCGACTTCACCCTCGGCGACTGCAGCACCCAGCGCAACCTCTCGGCCGCCGGCCGCGAGCAGGCCCGCGCCATGGGTGAGCGCCTGCGCGCCAACGGCCTTGACGACCTCCCGGTCTACACCAGCCGCTGGTGCCGCTGCCGCGACACCGCGCGCCTGCTCGGCCTGGGCGAGCCGCAGGCGCTGCCGTCACTGGATTCGTTCTTCCGCAACCGCGAGCGCGGCCCGGAACAGACCCGACGCACCCGGGCGTTCCTGGCCGAGCGCCACGACTGGACCTCGGCGGTGCTGGTGACCCATCAGGTCAACGTCACCGCCCTCACTGGCGTCTACCCGGCCTCCGGCGAGGGTGTGGTGGTCCGCATCGGAGCCGGCGGAGACCTGGAGGTGGTGGCCCGCGTTCCGCCGCCGTAG
- a CDS encoding glutathione S-transferase family protein, translating into MKLFASATSPFGRLVRVVLHEKQIAGRVALEMVDPWSTPASLASVNPVSRVPTLVADDGTALTESTLIALYLERRYPEPRLVPRDRVESVHARLGLVHGCLDAAVGVVSLRRFAPEAGAMIERRLQAVRRVVAPLTAAVQGVDGEQPDLGDLAVAVALEYLDFRFAGEVDWRGSSGAAERWLEVIAARPSLAETRPPQPSS; encoded by the coding sequence ATGAAACTCTTCGCTTCGGCCACCTCGCCCTTCGGCCGCCTGGTACGGGTGGTTCTGCACGAGAAGCAGATCGCAGGCCGGGTCGCCCTGGAGATGGTCGATCCCTGGTCGACGCCCGCCTCGCTGGCGTCCGTGAATCCGGTCTCCCGGGTGCCGACGCTCGTCGCAGACGACGGCACGGCGCTCACGGAGAGCACCCTGATCGCTCTCTACCTGGAGCGCCGCTACCCCGAGCCGCGGCTCGTGCCGCGGGACCGGGTGGAGTCGGTGCACGCCCGCCTCGGCCTGGTCCACGGCTGTCTGGATGCGGCGGTGGGCGTGGTCTCGCTGCGTCGCTTCGCCCCCGAGGCCGGGGCGATGATCGAGCGCCGCCTGCAGGCCGTGCGCCGGGTGGTCGCACCGCTGACCGCGGCCGTGCAGGGCGTGGACGGCGAGCAGCCGGACCTCGGTGATCTGGCGGTGGCCGTAGCCCTGGAGTATCTCGATTTCCGCTTCGCCGGCGAGGTGGACTGGCGAGGCAGCAGCGGCGCCGCCGAGCGCTGGCTGGAGGTCATCGCGGCGCGCCCGTCTCTCGCGGAGACGCGGCCGCCGCAGCCCAGCTCATAA
- a CDS encoding AzlC family ABC transporter permease codes for MTGRREAYVAGMQAVAPMLPGVVPFGMTAGVAGLDAGLGGELAFAMSVLIFAGASQIATAQLLGADAAPALVVLTALLINLRMVMYSASLAGHFAPLPLRWRVPMAYLLTDQAYALSIQRILRRHPGPQEHWFYLGAGLTLWITWLCATGAGIAAGSAVPPAWELGFIVPLIFLSLLVPAIASRPALVAAVTAGLLSVLGRGRPAGLGLTLAALAGIAAGVVTERMTRRG; via the coding sequence ATGACCGGGCGGCGCGAGGCGTATGTCGCCGGCATGCAGGCGGTGGCGCCGATGCTGCCGGGGGTGGTGCCGTTCGGCATGACGGCGGGCGTGGCCGGTCTGGACGCCGGGCTCGGCGGTGAGCTTGCCTTCGCCATGTCGGTGCTGATCTTCGCCGGCGCCTCGCAGATCGCCACCGCACAGCTGCTCGGCGCCGATGCCGCTCCCGCGCTGGTGGTGCTCACGGCGCTGCTGATCAATCTGCGTATGGTGATGTACAGCGCCTCGCTCGCCGGGCACTTCGCGCCGCTGCCCCTGCGCTGGCGGGTGCCCATGGCCTACCTGCTGACCGACCAGGCCTATGCGCTGAGCATTCAGCGCATTCTGCGCCGCCATCCCGGTCCGCAGGAGCACTGGTTCTACCTGGGGGCGGGGCTCACCCTCTGGATCACCTGGCTCTGCGCTACCGGCGCCGGCATCGCGGCGGGCTCGGCGGTGCCGCCGGCCTGGGAGCTCGGCTTCATCGTGCCCCTGATCTTTCTCAGCCTGCTGGTGCCGGCCATCGCCAGCCGCCCGGCGCTGGTGGCGGCGGTTACTGCCGGGCTGCTGTCGGTGCTTGGACGCGGACGGCCCGCCGGGCTTGGCCTCACGCTGGCAGCGCTGGCCGGGATTGCGGCGGGCGTGGTGACGGAACGGATGACGCGCCGTGGTTGA
- a CDS encoding bactofilin family protein, with amino-acid sequence MFDISKRGSGRQEGGVDDELEQDRLGNPPRAGGASPGTSAPGSTARVREAAIIGPSIHIEGDLRGEEDLVIEGTVSGSIHLRDNGLTVGSNGKVRAEVHAKSIVVDGTLEGDLYGSERVAIRKSGQVRGNIVSPRVSLEDGGRFKGTIEMDQQVVDKAFGNTGRAAASGSGGGAAAAGSEAGGGKEKETAARETGSAQASSGEAAAGSGQSGSGKPASDSSASAAGGKR; translated from the coding sequence ATGTTCGATATCAGCAAGCGTGGCAGCGGCCGCCAGGAAGGCGGCGTCGATGACGAGCTCGAGCAGGACCGGCTCGGCAACCCGCCCCGTGCCGGCGGCGCCAGCCCCGGCACCAGCGCGCCGGGTTCCACCGCCCGCGTGCGCGAGGCAGCCATTATCGGCCCGTCCATCCATATCGAGGGCGACCTCCGTGGCGAGGAGGATCTGGTCATCGAGGGCACTGTCTCCGGCAGCATCCACCTGCGCGACAACGGTCTGACCGTCGGCAGCAACGGCAAGGTCAGGGCCGAGGTGCATGCCAAGAGCATCGTCGTGGACGGCACGCTGGAGGGGGACCTGTACGGCTCCGAGCGGGTGGCCATCCGCAAGTCGGGCCAGGTGCGCGGCAACATCGTCTCGCCTCGGGTGAGCCTCGAGGACGGGGGCCGCTTCAAGGGCACCATCGAGATGGACCAGCAGGTGGTCGACAAGGCCTTCGGCAACACCGGCCGTGCCGCTGCAAGCGGCTCGGGCGGCGGCGCGGCCGCGGCCGGCAGCGAGGCCGGCGGTGGCAAGGAGAAGGAGACGGCCGCCAGGGAGACCGGCAGCGCCCAGGCCAGCAGTGGCGAGGCTGCCGCCGGCAGTGGCCAGAGCGGCAGCGGCAAGCCGGCCTCGGACTCCTCGGCCAGCGCGGCCGGTGGCAAGCGCTGA
- a CDS encoding MlaD family protein, producing MQARVSYSLVGLFVLLLGVAVPLAGIWLAGGLGTGSDSRYYVVYLTESASGLHRDAQVTYRGVEVGRIAEISIARERRNEIRLLLAVDPDAPVREGTTATLQSRGLTGGAYLELSGGEPEASPLRPEPGARYPEIPYQRSLLGQLDTLVREGMSSLDTIAARLDTVLSPENAAALNRLLTSFAALAEGLERDRAALREALAAAEEAFGSGAVAAARVPETLDSVEATLTGLERMAERIGQAGDSLSNLGDQGSRDLARLGDRTLPIAEDLLQTLERTAERLRRLAARLEDDPSQLLYGPAPRPPGPGEERAR from the coding sequence ATGCAAGCCCGAGTGAGCTACAGCCTGGTGGGCCTGTTCGTCCTGCTGCTCGGCGTCGCAGTGCCGCTCGCCGGCATCTGGCTCGCCGGCGGCCTCGGCACGGGTTCGGACAGCCGCTACTACGTGGTCTACCTCACCGAGTCCGCCAGCGGCCTGCACCGGGATGCCCAGGTGACCTACCGCGGTGTCGAGGTGGGCCGGATTGCGGAGATCAGCATCGCCCGCGAGCGCCGCAACGAGATCCGGCTACTGCTGGCGGTGGATCCAGACGCCCCGGTGCGCGAGGGCACCACCGCCACCCTGCAGAGCCGCGGGCTAACGGGCGGCGCTTATCTCGAGCTCTCCGGAGGCGAGCCGGAGGCATCACCGCTGCGGCCGGAGCCCGGGGCTCGCTACCCCGAGATCCCCTACCAGCGCTCGCTGCTCGGCCAGCTGGACACCCTCGTGCGCGAGGGCATGAGCAGCCTCGACACCATTGCGGCACGCCTGGACACGGTGCTTTCCCCGGAGAACGCCGCCGCCCTCAACCGTCTGCTGACCAGCTTCGCCGCCCTCGCCGAGGGCCTTGAGCGGGACCGGGCCGCCCTGCGCGAGGCCCTTGCCGCTGCGGAGGAGGCCTTTGGGAGCGGCGCCGTCGCCGCCGCACGGGTACCGGAGACGCTCGACTCGGTCGAGGCGACGCTCACGGGGCTGGAACGCATGGCCGAGCGGATCGGCCAGGCCGGGGATTCCCTCAGCAATCTGGGCGACCAGGGCAGCCGCGATCTGGCACGTCTCGGGGACCGCACGCTGCCCATCGCCGAGGACCTGCTCCAGACCCTGGAGCGCACCGCCGAGCGCCTGCGCCGCCTGGCCGCCCGCCTGGAGGACGACCCCTCACAGCTGCTGTACGGGCCCGCCCCGCGGCCGCCGGGGCCCGGCGAGGAGCGCGCACGATGA
- a CDS encoding ABC-type transport auxiliary lipoprotein family protein, translating into MSRRLAALALTALLVGCTPLLQNAPAPALYTLEVPALPAAGTGDEVLRVRLTGVAAGYEQPLMAYREGDALALRYFATARWVSAPGELVTERLGEALERTGRFRAVLTGAPPPVADYRLELELLRLEQDYRGGGGAGEARIGLRIRLLDREGELIAQRRVEATAAAEAAGPAAAAAAANRALADLAAELDGWLHQQLADPRRGRW; encoded by the coding sequence ATGAGCCGGCGACTCGCCGCCCTCGCCCTGACTGCGCTCCTCGTCGGCTGCACGCCGCTGCTGCAGAACGCGCCGGCGCCCGCCCTCTACACCCTGGAGGTCCCCGCGCTGCCGGCGGCGGGCACTGGCGACGAGGTCCTGCGCGTGCGCCTTACGGGCGTCGCGGCCGGCTACGAGCAGCCGCTCATGGCCTATCGTGAAGGCGACGCGCTGGCCCTGCGCTATTTCGCCACTGCCCGCTGGGTGAGCGCCCCTGGCGAGCTGGTTACCGAGCGCCTGGGCGAGGCCCTGGAACGCACCGGACGGTTTCGCGCGGTGCTCACGGGTGCCCCGCCGCCGGTGGCGGACTACCGCCTGGAGCTGGAGCTGCTGCGCCTGGAGCAGGACTACCGCGGCGGCGGCGGCGCCGGCGAGGCCCGCATCGGCCTGCGCATCCGGCTGCTGGACCGGGAGGGCGAGTTGATCGCGCAGCGCCGGGTCGAGGCCACGGCCGCGGCGGAGGCCGCCGGACCCGCGGCCGCGGCCGCCGCCGCCAACCGAGCCCTGGCCGATCTCGCCGCCGAGCTCGACGGCTGGCTGCACCAGCAGCTCGCTGATCCCCGGCGCGGGCGCTGGTAG
- a CDS encoding ABC transporter ATP-binding protein: MPTSRSGSSPRGSPIVAVRGLETRLGSTRVHRGLDLDVRHGELLATAGASGSGKTVLLRAMSLLLAPTAGEVRLFGEATRGLGRSAERALRRRLGVMFQHGALFTGLTVAENVGFVLREHTRLPPTLVARAARLKIALAGLPAEAAALYPAELSGGMTKRAALARALALDPELLFLDEPTAGLDPLGAAAFDRLILRLRELLGLTVVVVTHDADSLWEIADRIAFLGDGRVLDIGEPARLAASPIPAVRRYFEGPRMQRARERSCKPE, from the coding sequence TTGCCTACCAGCAGATCGGGCTCTAGCCCCCGCGGCTCGCCCATCGTCGCGGTGCGCGGGCTGGAGACCCGGCTCGGCTCGACGCGGGTCCATCGCGGGCTGGATCTGGACGTCCGTCACGGGGAGCTGCTGGCCACCGCCGGCGCCAGCGGCTCGGGCAAGACGGTGCTGCTGCGCGCCATGAGCCTGCTGCTGGCTCCGACGGCCGGGGAAGTCCGTCTGTTCGGCGAGGCGACCCGGGGGCTCGGCCGCAGCGCGGAACGGGCCCTGCGGCGCCGCCTGGGGGTGATGTTCCAGCACGGCGCCCTGTTCACCGGGCTCACCGTGGCGGAAAATGTCGGCTTCGTGCTGCGCGAGCATACGCGGCTGCCACCGACGCTGGTGGCCCGGGCGGCGCGGCTCAAGATCGCCCTGGCCGGACTGCCGGCGGAGGCGGCGGCGCTGTATCCGGCCGAGCTCTCCGGCGGCATGACCAAGCGCGCGGCGCTGGCCCGGGCACTGGCGCTGGACCCGGAGCTGCTGTTCCTGGACGAGCCCACCGCCGGGCTCGACCCGCTCGGCGCCGCGGCCTTCGACCGGCTGATCCTGCGCCTGCGCGAGCTGCTGGGGCTGACGGTGGTGGTGGTGACCCACGACGCGGACTCGCTCTGGGAGATCGCCGACCGCATCGCCTTCCTGGGCGACGGTCGGGTCCTGGACATCGGGGAGCCCGCCCGCCTGGCCGCCTCGCCGATCCCCGCCGTGCGCCGCTATTTCGAAGGCCCGCGGATGCAGCGGGCCAGGGAGCGCTCATGCAAGCCCGAGTGA
- a CDS encoding RSP_7527 family protein: MNERTTIANTQQLTPEQVDALTARAHRLRDEYIAQAARRLLAAARRRLRALGTAPQGRLAGSH, from the coding sequence ATGAACGAGCGCACGACGATCGCGAACACGCAGCAGCTTACTCCGGAGCAGGTCGACGCGCTGACTGCCCGCGCCCATCGGCTTCGCGACGAATACATTGCGCAGGCCGCCCGCCGCCTGCTGGCGGCTGCCCGCCGCCGCCTGCGCGCCCTCGGCACGGCACCGCAGGGCCGCCTCGCCGGCAGCCACTGA
- a CDS encoding AzlD domain-containing protein — MVEAAWIVVALIGAGTLLERASFLVFGGRLQLPDVVQQGLRYVPAAVLSALVLPGLVQPGSDGLPDAARLAAGVVAALVAWRTHGALLTLVAGMATLWLLRWLGL; from the coding sequence GTGGTTGAGGCGGCGTGGATCGTGGTGGCGCTGATCGGCGCCGGCACGCTGCTGGAGCGGGCGTCGTTCCTGGTCTTCGGTGGCCGCCTGCAACTGCCGGATGTCGTCCAGCAGGGCCTGCGCTACGTGCCGGCCGCGGTGCTCTCGGCCCTGGTGCTCCCCGGCCTCGTCCAGCCCGGCAGCGACGGGCTCCCCGACGCTGCCCGCCTGGCCGCCGGCGTCGTGGCCGCCCTGGTGGCCTGGCGGACTCACGGGGCGCTGCTGACGCTTGTCGCCGGAATGGCGACGCTCTGGCTGCTGCGCTGGTTGGGCCTGTGA
- a CDS encoding metal-dependent hydrolase, which produces MDSVTQAALGSAVGGAVLGRRLGWRAFAWGAGLGTLPDLDVLLSYGGPVADFVFHRGASHAIAVHTLAAPLLGAVAWRLHRARGVGLAQWVLAVWLVLVTHALLDAVTIYGTRLLLPFADEAVGLGSLFIIDPLYTLPLLVGIAAALAGRVGLRARRWNLTGLALSTLYVGWSIVAQQHVLNVAEAALAERGIEPEHVLVTPAPFSTVLWRIVAMTAPGDDYYEGYYTVGSGREPHLTRFPSRPELLRPLAATPAVRRLRAFTDGYYAVGLQGDSVVITDLRMGAAPAYAFAFAVGQREDGTIVPMPDVAATAPRPPLDRILGEMLACARGRPVALIAC; this is translated from the coding sequence ATGGATTCGGTAACCCAGGCCGCCCTCGGCAGTGCCGTTGGCGGTGCCGTGCTCGGTCGCCGTCTTGGCTGGCGGGCGTTCGCCTGGGGGGCGGGCCTTGGCACGCTGCCTGATCTTGACGTCTTGCTGAGCTACGGCGGCCCGGTGGCGGATTTCGTCTTCCATCGCGGCGCCTCCCATGCGATTGCCGTGCACACCCTGGCCGCGCCCCTGCTGGGCGCAGTCGCCTGGCGCCTGCACCGGGCGCGCGGCGTGGGGCTCGCGCAATGGGTTCTGGCGGTATGGCTGGTGCTGGTCACCCATGCGCTGCTGGATGCCGTGACCATCTACGGCACACGGCTGCTGCTGCCCTTCGCCGACGAGGCGGTCGGGCTTGGCAGCCTGTTCATCATCGATCCGCTCTACACCCTGCCGTTGCTGGTGGGTATCGCCGCGGCGCTCGCCGGGCGGGTCGGGCTGCGGGCACGGCGCTGGAATCTGACGGGGCTCGCGCTGAGCACGCTCTACGTGGGCTGGAGCATCGTCGCCCAGCAGCATGTGCTGAACGTGGCCGAGGCCGCCCTTGCCGAGCGCGGCATCGAGCCCGAGCACGTGCTGGTGACGCCGGCGCCGTTCAGCACGGTGCTCTGGCGCATCGTGGCCATGACCGCGCCAGGGGATGACTACTACGAGGGTTACTACACCGTCGGCAGTGGTCGGGAACCCCACCTGACGCGCTTCCCGAGCCGCCCGGAGCTGCTCCGGCCGCTGGCCGCCACGCCCGCGGTTCGGCGGCTGCGGGCCTTTACCGATGGGTACTATGCCGTCGGCCTGCAGGGCGACAGCGTGGTCATCACCGACCTGCGGATGGGGGCCGCGCCGGCCTATGCCTTCGCCTTCGCGGTGGGGCAGCGCGAGGACGGCACGATAGTGCCCATGCCGGATGTGGCCGCAACCGCGCCCCGCCCGCCACTCGACCGCATCCTCGGCGAGATGCTCGCCTGCGCCCGGGGGCGGCCGGTCGCGCTCATCGCCTGCTAG
- a CDS encoding LysR family transcriptional regulator: MDRAAEMHMFVRAVDKGSFSAAARDLDLTPSAVSKQIRRLEDRLGVRLFNRTTRRVSLTEAGHAYYERCARILQEIEEAEEAVTALNENPRGTLRVAATVAFGRVEVLPRINEFLERYPELNVEFELTDRHVDLIEEGIDVAIQWREQMEDPSLIARRLCVNRRIICAAPSYIERHGKPASPEELLEHNCLTLYEVSQFNDWAFEDAEHGYRVLHVGGNFRANTADALYEAALSGAGLARLSTWLVMPAIRAGRLVPVLPQYPHESSAYFVLYPHRRHLSRKVRAFVDFLVEVFTPIPPWEREGIEFSEAEWEERIRQG; the protein is encoded by the coding sequence ATGGATCGAGCAGCGGAGATGCACATGTTCGTGCGGGCGGTGGACAAAGGGAGCTTCTCCGCCGCCGCGCGCGATCTCGACCTCACCCCTTCCGCGGTGAGCAAGCAGATCCGGCGGCTGGAGGATCGCCTCGGCGTGCGGCTGTTCAACCGCACCACGCGCCGGGTGAGCCTTACCGAGGCCGGGCATGCCTATTACGAGCGCTGCGCGCGCATCCTCCAGGAGATCGAGGAGGCCGAGGAGGCGGTTACCGCCCTCAACGAGAATCCCCGCGGCACGCTGCGGGTGGCGGCCACGGTCGCCTTCGGCCGGGTGGAGGTGCTGCCGCGGATCAACGAGTTCCTCGAGCGCTATCCCGAGCTCAACGTGGAGTTCGAGCTAACCGACCGCCATGTGGATCTGATCGAGGAGGGTATCGACGTCGCCATTCAGTGGCGCGAGCAGATGGAGGACCCGTCCCTGATCGCCCGCCGGCTGTGCGTGAACCGGCGCATCATCTGCGCGGCGCCCTCGTATATCGAGCGCCACGGCAAGCCCGCCAGCCCCGAGGAACTTCTCGAGCACAACTGCCTCACTCTCTACGAGGTCTCCCAGTTCAACGACTGGGCCTTCGAGGATGCCGAGCACGGCTATCGGGTGCTGCATGTGGGTGGCAACTTCCGCGCGAACACCGCTGATGCCCTGTACGAGGCGGCGCTCTCGGGCGCCGGCCTGGCGCGCCTGTCCACCTGGCTGGTGATGCCCGCGATTCGCGCCGGGCGGCTGGTGCCGGTGCTGCCGCAGTACCCCCACGAGAGCTCGGCCTATTTCGTCCTCTACCCGCACCGGCGGCACCTGTCACGCAAGGTGCGGGCGTTCGTGGACTTTCTGGTGGAGGTGTTCACGCCGATTCCGCCCTGGGAGCGGGAGGGCATCGAGTTCTCCGAGGCGGAGTGGGAGGAGCGCATCCGCCAGGGCTGA